Within the Pseudomonas sp. SL4(2022) genome, the region AGTGGCTATGCCCTGATCACCGCACCGTCCTGGGAAGCGGCCAGCGCGCTGTTTGATTCCCCCAGCAACGCCTTGCTGCTGACCACGCCGCGTCATCTGCCCGCATCCGGGCGCTGCTCCCTGCCGATTGTCCTGCTGTTGGATGCCGAGCCCGACGTCGAGCCCGAGGGTATCTGCGACTGGCTGGTGCGTCATCAGCTCAGCAGCGAGGTGCTACGCCGCTGCCTGCGCTATGCCCGTGAATACGGCAAACTCAACGACACCTTGCAGCGCCTGGCGGATCAGGATGCCCTGACCGGCATTGCCAATCGGCAAGGATTCCAGACCCTGTTGGCCGCGCGCCTGGCCGAGTATGAAGGCCGTGGCCTGACCCTCGGCCACCTCGATCTGGACAACTTCCGCCACGCCAACGATGCCCTCGGCTACCAAGGTGGCGACAGTCTGATTCTGCAAGTGGTGTCGCGGATCAAGGCGCAGCTGCAGGCAGGCGACCAGGTGGCGCGCCTGGGCAGCGATGAATTTGCCTTGCTGATCGACAGCCGTCGCGACCCGCAGCGCGCAGAGCGCTTAGCCGCGCAGATTACCGAAGCCCTTGGCGAGCCCTACTGGATTGACGGCGAAAGTCTGCTGATCGGTTGCAGCCTCGGCCTGGCCCATTCCCGCGCCACAAGCAGCGCCGACCCACTGATGTGGCACGCGCATATCGCCATGCAGCAGGCTAAGAGCCAGCAGGGCTGCTCTTTTCATGTTTATGACGAGCGGATCAACCGCAGCGCGCGCAACCAGGCTGACCTGGAAAGCGAGCTGCGTCGCGCCCTGCGCCGTGACGAGCTGGAGCTGCACTACCAGCCGCGCCTGTGTTTACAAACCGGACGCATCCTCGGCCTGGAAGCGCTGGTGCGCTGGCGCCACAGCGTGCATGGTCTGCTGGCACCCAATGAATTTGTACCGCTGGCTGAGGAAAGCGGACTGATCGTACCGCTCGGTTACTGGGTGATCAGCCGTGCGCTGCGCGATATGCAGTGGCTACGCGGGCGCGGCTTGCCGGCACTGCATATGGCGGTCAACCTGTCGTTTCGCCAGTTTCAGGACAGCCAGCTGCTGCCAACCCTCAGCCGTCTGATTGAAGAGCGCGGCGTCGATGCGCAGTGGCTGGAGTTCGAGCTGACTGAAACCGCCGTGATGCGCCGCAGCGATCAGGTGCAGCAGACCATGCTGGCCCTGGGGCGTCTCGGCGTGCGCTTCTCGTTGGACGATTTCGGCACCGGCTTCTCCTCCTTCGTGCACCTGAACAACCTGCCGATCACCCTGCTGAAGATCGACAAGAGCTTTGTCGGCGGCATGTGTGAGCGTGCGGAGAACCGGCAATTGGTGCGGGCGATGATCAATCTGGCGCACAACCTCAACCTGCAGGTGGTGGGTGAGGGCGTGGAGAATGCCGAACAACTGGCGCTGCTGCGTCAGTACGGTTGTGACCAGGTGCAGGGGTACCTGATCAGCAAGGCCTTGCCGCTCCCGGAACTGGCGCGTTTTCTGGTGTTTGGCATGCGCCAGCCGTTGCTCGGCTTGCATAACGGCTGAGCGACTCGCTGATGGAACAAGGCCCGCTATGTCTGCGGGCCTTGTCGTTTTTTGGGGGGGCTTAGTGTGCGGCCTGGGCCTGACGCTGCGCCAACTTCTGCTGGCGGTAGCTGATGGCGGCGGGTGGCACGGCGGTGACCTTGCCGGTTTCCAGCCAGCGTTTGAGGCGGTTGGCGTCGGCCATGTGGGTGTATTTGCCGAAGGCATCCAGCACCACGAAGGCCACCGGGCGGTTATTCATCACGGTGTTCATCACCAGACAGCGGCCGGCTTCACCGGTGTAGCCAGTTTTGCTCAGCTGCACGCTCCAGCCCGGCTTGCGCACCAGGTTGTTGGTGTTGCGAAAGCCCAGGGTGTAGTTGGGTTTGCGGAAGGCCTGGGTTTTTTCCGAGGTGGTGCTGAACTGGCTGATCAGCGGGTACTGGCGTGCGGCCTTGAGCATCAGCACCAGGTCGCGGGCGCTGGACACGTTGTGTTCCGACAGGCCAGTGGGCTCGACAAAGCGCGAATGCTTCATGCCCAGGGCGCGGGCCTTGGCATTCATTGCCGCGACAAAGGCCGTGTGGCCGCCTGGGTAGTGGTGCGCCAGGCTGGATGCCGCGCGGTTTTCCGAAGCCATCAGAGCCAGCAACAGCATATCGTGGCGGCTCAGCTCGCTGCCCACGCGTACGCGGGAGAACACGCCGCGCATTTCCTGGGTGTCGCGAATCATGATCGGCAGCACCTGATCCAGCGGCAGTTTGGCGTCGAGGGTGACCATGGCAGTCATCAGCTTGGTCACCGAAGCAATTGGCACCACGCTGTCGGCGTTACGCTCGTAGAGCACCTGATTGGTCTGCAGGTCGACCAGCAGGGCGCTGCCGGCGGCGAGGTCCTGTTGCTTGGCGGGGGCGGCCTGGGTGTTCGATGCAACTACAAGGCAACTGCAGATCAGCAGCAGGCTTACTATCGATTGGCGGATTTTCACGGGGCGCTTCACGGACAGGTTGAAGGAGGGCGCCGCCCTGGGCGGCGCGCTGCCCAGTATACGGAAATCTACAGCGGCTCTTGCACGAGGCTGACGGAAAACGTCGCGCGACCACGTTATAGTGCGCCAGCCCCGTTGCTGCGAGCGTTGCCATGTCTAATCTGCCTGAAACCCCTGCACCTGCTGCGGTCAGCCTACGCGAAGCCTTCTGGTTCTGGCTCAAGCTTGGCCTGATCAGCTTCGGTGGGCCGGCCGGGCAGATCGCGATCATGCATCAGGAGTTGGTGGAGAAGCGCCGCTGGCTGTCCGAGCGGCGTTTTCTGCATGCGCTGAACTACTGCATGCTGCTGCCGGGGCCAGAGGCGCAGCAGTTGGCCACCTACATCGGCTGGTTGCTGCACCGTACCTGGGGTGGGGTGATCGCCGGTGTGCTGTTTGTGTTGCCGTCGCTGTTTATCCTGATCGGGCTGTCTTGGTTGTATATCGCGTTTGGCGATGTGCCGTGGGTGGCGGGACTGTTCTACGGCATCAAACCGGCGGTTACGGCGATTGTCGCGCAGGCGGCCTGGCGGATAGGTGGGCGCGTGTTGCGCAACCGCTGGCTGTGGGGCATTGCCGGGGCGTCTTTTGTGGCGATCTTTGTGTTTAACCTGCCATTTCCGCTGATCGTGCTGGGGGCTGCACTGTGTGGCTACCTCGGCGGTCGTCTGTTGCCGCAGTCATTCAGCCTCGCGGGTGGGCATCCGGCGGCTCAAGCGTCTTACGGCCCGGCGCTGATTGATGATGACAGCCCGGTACTGCCGCACACGCGCTTTAAACCGTCGCGGTTGGCGGGCTTGCTGGTGGTGGGGGCGTTGCTCTGGCTGCTGCCGATGGGCTTGCTGACCTGGCTGTTCGGCTGGGACGGCACGCTGACGCAGATGGCCTGGTTCTTCACCAAGGCGGCCCTGCTGACCTTTGGTGGCGCGTACGCGGTGCTGCCCTACGTGTATCAGGGCGCGATCGATCACTACGGCTGGCTGACGCCGACGCAGATGATCGACGGCCTGGCGCTGGGCGAAAGCACGCCGGGGCCGCTGATCATGGTGGTGGCGTTTGTGGCGTTTGTCGGTGCGTATCTGCAGCCGGTGTTCGGCGGCGAGTCGGGCTTTGCCAGTGGTGCCGTGGCGGCGGTGCTGGTCACCTGGTTCACTTTTCTGCCGTCGTTTCTGTTCATTCTCGCTGGCGGGCCACTGGTGGAATCCACCCATGGCGAGTTGAAATTCACCGCGCCGCTGACCGGTATTACCGCGGCGGTGGTGGGCGTAATCCTCAACCTGGCACTGTTTTTCGCCTATCACGTGCTTTGGCCACAGGGCTTCGGCGGGGCTTTCGACTGGCCATCGGCACTGCTGGCCGTGGCGGCTGCGCTGGCGCTGCTGCACTTCAAACGCGGGGTGATGGAGGTGTTGCTGGTGTCGGCACTGGCTGGGCTGGCGGTGTACCTATTGCGTTGAAGTCGCGCGCCCGCTGCCAATGCAACGGGCGCGCTGTCCGTCAGAGAAACCAACGGTATTCCCGCGGAGTGACTTCTTGCATAAAGGCCAGATGGTCCTGGCGCTTGTTTTCGCAGTAAACCATCACGAATTCCTCGCCCAGGCCTTGGTTGACCACCGGGTGGTCGCGCATGGCGCTGACTGCGCCGAGCATGTCCTGCGGGAAGTCGATGCCGCTTTGGCGGTTTTCGTTAAGCGGCGCAATCGGCTCTTTACCCGCATCCAGGCCGGACTCCATGCCGGTGAGGATCGCCGCCAGCACCAGATAGGGGTTGGCGTCGGCGCCGGCCAGGCGGTGTTCGATGCGCAGGTTCTTGCCGTCCGATTCGGGGATGCGGATGCACGCATCGCGGTCCTCGAAGCCCCAGCTGGCGCGGCTGGCGGCGTTGACCATGGCGCCGTAGCGGCGGAAGGCGTTGTGGTTGGCGGCGAAGATCGGCATGCAGTGCGGCAGCAGCTCCAGGCAACCGGCCACGGCGTGGCGCAGCGGGCGCTGCTCATCGGCGGCCAGCAGGTTGTGGCCGGCGGCGTCATACAGGCTGACATGCACATGCATGCCGCTGCCCGGCGCGTGCAGGTAGGGCTTGCTCATAAAGCTGGCGCGCTGGCCATGTTTGAGCGCCACGCCGCGGGTGCTGCGGCAGAACAGGGCGGCCCAGTCGGCGGCGCGCAGGCCGTCGTCGCAATGGCCGAAGTTGATCTCGAACTGGCCAGGGCCAAGCTCGGCAGTGATCACGTTGGCGTCGATGCCCTGTTCATTGGCGGCGTCGACGATGGCGTGCAGCACATCGCTAAAGCGCGACAGGCGTTCGATGTGCATGTTCGGCTGATCGTCGGCATCGCCGCACAGCGGGTCGCGTGGGAACTGCGGCAGGCCGTCCTGCAGCATGCGATCAAACAGGTAGAACTCCAGTTCAAAGGCCACCACCGGACGGATACCCCGTGCTTCCAGGCGCTTGAGCACGCGGGCGAGGACTTCACGCGGTTCGAATTCGATGGGCGCAGCGGTGCCGTCGGAGCTGATCAGCATCTGCCCCAGTGGCTGGCTTTCCCAGCGCACCGGCTTGAGCGTGCCAGGGATCAGCCGGCGCGGTGCATCCGGGTCGCCGTCGTTGAAGCAGTAATCGCCAATCGGGTGCAGGCCGCCCTGCACGCCGAGCAGCACGCAGTTCTGCGGGATTTTCAGCGGGCTGCCGGCGGCGACCTTCTCCAGCATGTCGATGGGGTAGCGCTTGCCGTAGAAATGCCCGGGGATGTCCAGGCTGATCAGGTCGACATAGCGCACTTCGGGGTGGGCGCTGCGGAAGGCGCGGACTTCGCTGAGCAGGTCGGGGAATGCTGTTGTTATTGTCATGGCGGCTATCTGCGTGGGTCAGGTGAAGACCCAGAGCACTCGTGTGGGGGAATCGGAAAGGTTGGCGTAGCGAAACTGCGCATGCGGCGGCAGCTGGAAACTGTCATTCGGGCCGAGGGTGACCGGCTCGGCGGCGTCGCCGTACCAGATCGTCAGCTCGCCTTCGAGGACAAAGCCGCCTTGTTCGGAGCTGTCGTTCAAATGCCCGTCGCCGCTGGTGGCGCCCGGGTCCAAACGGCTTTCGAGCATGGAGAAGCCGCCAGCCATGGTCGGCGAGGCGAGTACATCGGTGATGCCGCCGGCGTAATACAGCGTGCGGCGCTCGCCCGGTCGGGTGACCCAGGGCACGTCGCGCGGCTTGCTCAGGCTGTAGAAATAGGTGGTCGGCACGCCGAGGGTTTCGCTGATCGCGGTGAGGTCGGCCACGGTAGGGCGTGACAGGCCGCGTTCGACCTGGGAGAGAAAGCCCACCGAACGGTCGATGCGCGCCGCCAGCTCACCGAGGGTGAGGTTTTTGTGCTTGCGCAGGTCGCGGATCAGGATCGCCAGACCTTCGACTTCTTCCTGCATGTCCATACTCATGTCCTTTGTATAAATCTGTTTTCAAGCGTCGCGAGCGAAGGTGAGGCAAGGCGAAACGCGCCGAAGAAGCGGAGTTTACGGGTTGTAAATG harbors:
- a CDS encoding putative bifunctional diguanylate cyclase/phosphodiesterase; the protein is MSAFVEPLRLLLLAETPGWAQLLRERLSTLGSGYALITAPSWEAASALFDSPSNALLLTTPRHLPASGRCSLPIVLLLDAEPDVEPEGICDWLVRHQLSSEVLRRCLRYAREYGKLNDTLQRLADQDALTGIANRQGFQTLLAARLAEYEGRGLTLGHLDLDNFRHANDALGYQGGDSLILQVVSRIKAQLQAGDQVARLGSDEFALLIDSRRDPQRAERLAAQITEALGEPYWIDGESLLIGCSLGLAHSRATSSADPLMWHAHIAMQQAKSQQGCSFHVYDERINRSARNQADLESELRRALRRDELELHYQPRLCLQTGRILGLEALVRWRHSVHGLLAPNEFVPLAEESGLIVPLGYWVISRALRDMQWLRGRGLPALHMAVNLSFRQFQDSQLLPTLSRLIEERGVDAQWLEFELTETAVMRRSDQVQQTMLALGRLGVRFSLDDFGTGFSSFVHLNNLPITLLKIDKSFVGGMCERAENRQLVRAMINLAHNLNLQVVGEGVENAEQLALLRQYGCDQVQGYLISKALPLPELARFLVFGMRQPLLGLHNG
- the pbpG gene encoding D-alanyl-D-alanine endopeptidase, which gives rise to MKIRQSIVSLLLICSCLVVASNTQAAPAKQQDLAAGSALLVDLQTNQVLYERNADSVVPIASVTKLMTAMVTLDAKLPLDQVLPIMIRDTQEMRGVFSRVRVGSELSRHDMLLLALMASENRAASSLAHHYPGGHTAFVAAMNAKARALGMKHSRFVEPTGLSEHNVSSARDLVLMLKAARQYPLISQFSTTSEKTQAFRKPNYTLGFRNTNNLVRKPGWSVQLSKTGYTGEAGRCLVMNTVMNNRPVAFVVLDAFGKYTHMADANRLKRWLETGKVTAVPPAAISYRQQKLAQRQAQAAH
- the chrA gene encoding chromate efflux transporter, whose product is MSNLPETPAPAAVSLREAFWFWLKLGLISFGGPAGQIAIMHQELVEKRRWLSERRFLHALNYCMLLPGPEAQQLATYIGWLLHRTWGGVIAGVLFVLPSLFILIGLSWLYIAFGDVPWVAGLFYGIKPAVTAIVAQAAWRIGGRVLRNRWLWGIAGASFVAIFVFNLPFPLIVLGAALCGYLGGRLLPQSFSLAGGHPAAQASYGPALIDDDSPVLPHTRFKPSRLAGLLVVGALLWLLPMGLLTWLFGWDGTLTQMAWFFTKAALLTFGGAYAVLPYVYQGAIDHYGWLTPTQMIDGLALGESTPGPLIMVVAFVAFVGAYLQPVFGGESGFASGAVAAVLVTWFTFLPSFLFILAGGPLVESTHGELKFTAPLTGITAAVVGVILNLALFFAYHVLWPQGFGGAFDWPSALLAVAAALALLHFKRGVMEVLLVSALAGLAVYLLR
- a CDS encoding glutamine synthetase family protein, whose amino-acid sequence is MTTAFPDLLSEVRAFRSAHPEVRYVDLISLDIPGHFYGKRYPIDMLEKVAAGSPLKIPQNCVLLGVQGGLHPIGDYCFNDGDPDAPRRLIPGTLKPVRWESQPLGQMLISSDGTAAPIEFEPREVLARVLKRLEARGIRPVVAFELEFYLFDRMLQDGLPQFPRDPLCGDADDQPNMHIERLSRFSDVLHAIVDAANEQGIDANVITAELGPGQFEINFGHCDDGLRAADWAALFCRSTRGVALKHGQRASFMSKPYLHAPGSGMHVHVSLYDAAGHNLLAADEQRPLRHAVAGCLELLPHCMPIFAANHNAFRRYGAMVNAASRASWGFEDRDACIRIPESDGKNLRIEHRLAGADANPYLVLAAILTGMESGLDAGKEPIAPLNENRQSGIDFPQDMLGAVSAMRDHPVVNQGLGEEFVMVYCENKRQDHLAFMQEVTPREYRWFL
- a CDS encoding helix-turn-helix domain-containing protein, whose amino-acid sequence is MDMQEEVEGLAILIRDLRKHKNLTLGELAARIDRSVGFLSQVERGLSRPTVADLTAISETLGVPTTYFYSLSKPRDVPWVTRPGERRTLYYAGGITDVLASPTMAGGFSMLESRLDPGATSGDGHLNDSSEQGGFVLEGELTIWYGDAAEPVTLGPNDSFQLPPHAQFRYANLSDSPTRVLWVFT